One genomic segment of uncultured Desulfobacter sp. includes these proteins:
- a CDS encoding glycogen/starch synthase — MPDSPRILIVTPEVTYLPEGICPDGDDYSAKAGGLADVSAALISALYDLSCDVHVAIPDYRSIYHGDHEPRSHREVEKIRRRLHEERIHFAVDRVFLYKDGVYSGYSDKDLKVSLAFQREVINNIIPRVKPDIIHCNDWMTGLIPAMARRYEIPCLFTIHNIHTMTSTLAEIEDRGIDAAAFWQWLYFKRPPINYEESWDSNRVDFLASGVFSAHYVNTVSPSFLREIVENRHSFVAPELRSELAHKWEAGCATGILNAPEPEFNPAVDDMVQFNYGPKNHRAQKEKNKIFLQKSVGLEINPDAPVFFWPSRLDPVQKGCTLLAETMYDIISRYWDTGIQIVSVADGPYLRHFHNIVDFHDLRRRISVWGFNEHLSHQAFASSDFIFMPSSFEPCGLPQMIGGIYGSLPIVFDTGGLHDTVKQLDVEHSTGNGFLFNVHDAQGLNWAVDRAMDFFLLDPDEKECQLRRIMTESVLEFNHSRCAESYIKLYEKMLKRPFLV; from the coding sequence ATGCCTGATAGCCCAAGAATTCTTATTGTAACCCCGGAAGTAACCTATCTGCCCGAAGGTATCTGCCCTGATGGCGATGATTACTCCGCCAAGGCCGGTGGTCTGGCAGATGTCTCGGCAGCACTGATCTCGGCGTTGTATGATTTAAGCTGCGACGTTCATGTGGCCATACCTGACTACAGATCCATCTATCATGGCGATCACGAACCAAGGAGTCACCGGGAGGTGGAAAAAATCCGCCGGCGCCTGCATGAGGAACGGATTCATTTTGCCGTGGACCGGGTGTTCCTTTACAAAGACGGTGTCTATTCTGGCTATTCGGATAAGGATCTCAAGGTGTCCCTGGCGTTTCAGCGGGAGGTGATCAACAACATCATCCCAAGAGTGAAACCGGACATCATCCATTGCAACGACTGGATGACCGGACTGATTCCGGCCATGGCCAGGCGATACGAAATTCCGTGCCTGTTCACCATTCACAACATCCATACCATGACCTCCACCCTGGCTGAAATTGAGGACAGGGGGATTGATGCGGCAGCCTTCTGGCAGTGGCTCTACTTCAAACGTCCGCCCATTAACTACGAAGAGAGCTGGGATAGCAACCGGGTGGATTTTCTGGCGTCAGGGGTGTTTTCCGCCCATTATGTAAATACGGTAAGTCCCTCCTTCCTGCGTGAGATTGTTGAAAACCGCCACTCATTTGTGGCACCGGAACTCAGGAGTGAGCTGGCCCATAAATGGGAGGCAGGATGTGCCACAGGCATTTTAAATGCACCTGAGCCCGAATTCAATCCAGCCGTGGATGACATGGTCCAATTCAATTACGGACCCAAAAACCACCGGGCCCAGAAAGAAAAGAATAAAATTTTTCTGCAAAAATCCGTGGGCCTTGAAATAAATCCCGATGCTCCTGTGTTTTTCTGGCCCTCCCGCCTGGATCCTGTGCAGAAAGGTTGTACACTTCTGGCAGAAACAATGTATGATATTATTTCCCGTTACTGGGATACAGGTATTCAAATTGTATCCGTGGCAGACGGTCCCTACCTAAGACACTTTCACAATATTGTTGATTTTCATGACCTGCGCCGGCGAATCAGTGTCTGGGGATTCAACGAACATTTGTCCCACCAGGCATTTGCATCCAGTGATTTTATCTTCATGCCCTCCTCATTTGAGCCGTGCGGGCTGCCCCAGATGATCGGAGGCATATACGGCAGCCTGCCCATTGTCTTTGACACAGGCGGCCTGCATGATACGGTCAAACAACTGGATGTAGAGCATTCAACGGGCAATGGGTTTCTTTTTAATGTCCACGATGCCCAGGGATTGAACTGGGCCGTGGACCGTGCCATGGATTTTTTCCTTCTGGATCCGGATGAAAAAGAATGCCAGCTCCGAAGAATCATGACTGAATCCGTACTTGAATTCAACCACAGCCGATGCGCTGAAAGTTATATTAAACTATATGAAAAAATGCTCAAAAGACCGTTTTTGGTCTAA